From a region of the Castanea sativa cultivar Marrone di Chiusa Pesio chromosome 10, ASM4071231v1 genome:
- the LOC142613820 gene encoding QWRF motif-containing protein 2-like yields MVAAVSTTAAALNSKTTPRGGPRPRPQQQQQPQPRQNPTRRPLLPSESDNAIAPPRRPKSREVTSRYMSSSSSSSSTSTTTTITTASSLNNSRRCPSPLVSRTAAATTTPMPSVTKRSQSVERRRAVTPRPNSLDLRIGTGNGEVSAAQKLLFTSTRSLSVSFQGESFSLQVSKAKPAPSPSPNVRKGTPERRKVTTTTATTPARGSDQTENSKPAMDQQRWPARLRQANCMTRSLDCTDEKRELSGSSGVVRALQNSMLDTRASFDGRLSSIELAAVEGNSTMGSETQSDPIASDTESVSSGSTSGAQDCNGGGLQGQRGNRGIMVPAKFWSENNNRLKHQPELCSPLAKNVGVKAVTPKLIAPKKLSIDNPVPSPRGVVNSRGNLSPIRGALRPASPSKLGTSSPLRGMSPSRMRNAVVAATPSSNLSNTPSILSFAADVRRGKIGDNRIVDAHLLRLLHNRFLQWRFVNARADAALYAQKLNAERSLYNAWVTSSKLRESVRAKRTELQLLKQNLKLTSILKGQMTYLEEWPLTDRDYSSSLSGATEALRASTLRLPVVGGAKADIQNVKDAICSAVDVMQAMASSICLLSSKVGNVNSLVAELSKLSVKERALLDLCKDLLSTNAAMQVTECSLRTHIVQLKRVPPS; encoded by the exons ATGGTAGCTGCTGTGTCGACGACGGCGGCGGCGTTGAATTCCAAAACGACGCCGCGAGGTGGGCCACGGCCACGGccacagcaacagcaacagccaCAGCCACGCCAAAACCCTACACGGCGGCCGCTCTTGCCTTCTGAGTCCGACAATGCTATCGCTCCTCCTCGCCGTCCAAAATCTCGGGAAGTTACTTCTCGCTACatgtcctcttcttcttcttcttcttctacttctactACTACAACTATAACTACTGCTTCGAGTTTGAATAATTCACGGCGATGTCCGTCGCCGTTGGTTTCGAGGACGGCGGCGGCTACGACGACGCCGATGCCGTCGGTCACCAAGCGGTCTCAGTCGGTGGAGCGGAGGCGTGCGGTCACTCCTCGCCCGAATTCTCTCGATTTGAGAATCGGAACCGGCAATGGCGAAGTCTCTGCGGCTCAGAAGCTCTTGTTCACTTCGACAAGAAGCTTATCGGTTTCGTTTCAGGGCGAGTCGTTCTCGCTCCAGGTCAGCAAGGCTAAGCCGGCGCCGTCGCCGTCGCCGAATGTAAGAAAAGGTACGCCGGAGAGGAGGAAGGTTACCACCACGACGGCGACGACTCCGGCGAGAGGTTCGGATCAGACGGAGAATTCGAAGCCGGCGATGGATCAGCAGCGCTGGCCTGCGAGGTTACGGCAAGCGAATTGTATGACTCGGAGCTTGGATTGCACTGACGAGAAGAGAGAGCTCAGTGGATCAAGTGGTGTGGTTAGAGCATTGCAAAATTCAATGCTAGACACTAGGGCTTCGTTTGATGGAAGATTGAGCTCAATTGAACTCGCTGCTGTTGAAGGCAATTCAACTATGGGATCGGAGACACAGTCTGATCCTATTGCCTCCGATACTGAAAGTGTATCTTCTGGTAGTACTTCTGGAGCACAAGACTGTAACGGTGGAGGTTTACAAGGACAGCGTGGAAATCGCGGTATAATGGTTCCGGCAAAGTTTTGGTCAGAGAATAATAACCGTTTGAAGCACCAACCGGAGCTGTGCTCGCCGTTGGCGAAGAATGTAGGAGTCAAAGCTGTTACTCCTAAGCTAATTGCGCCGAAGAAGTTATCAATTGATAATCCAGTACCGTCTCCTCGTGGAGTTGTGAATAGCAGGGGAAACTTGTCTCCAATCCGAGGAGCATTGCGCCCTGCTTCACCGAGTAAGCTTGGGACGTCGTCCCCTTTGAGGGGAATGAGCCCTTCTCGAATGAGGAATGCGGTGGTGGCAGCTACACCGAGTAGTAATTTGAGTAATACGCCGTCTATTTTAAGTTTTGCTGCTGATGTTCGGAGAGGGAAGATTGGGGACAACCGTATAGTTGATGCTCATTTGTTGAGGCTCTTGCATAATCGGTTTTTGCAATGGCGTTTCGTGAATGCTCGGGCTGATGCTGCCCTTTATGCGCAGAAGTTGAATGCAGAG AGAAGCCTTTATAATGCATGGGTAACTAGCTCAAAACTACGTGAGTCTGTTAGAGCCAAAAGAACTGAGTTACAACTATTGAAGCAAAATTTGAAGCTAACTTCCATCCTGAAGGGGCAA ATGACTTATTTGGAAGAGTGGCCTCTTACGGACCGGGATTACTCCAGCTCTTTGTCAGGGGCTACTGAAGCTTTGAGGGCTAGCACTCTTCGCCTTCCTGTTGTTGGTGGGGCAAAG GCTGATATCCAAAATGTGAAGGATGCCATTTGTTCAGCTGTTGATGTTATGCAGGCTATGGCATCCTCAATCTGTTTATTATCATCAAAG GTTGGGAATGTGAACTCTTTGGTAGCTGAACTCTCAAAGTTAAGTGTGAAAGAGCGTGCTTTGCTTGATCTCTGCAAAGATCTCCTTTCAACAAATGCAGCCATGCAG GTGACAGAGTGTAGCTTGAGAACACATATTGTACAACTAAAGCGTGTACCGCCAAGCTGA